The Desulfurispora thermophila DSM 16022 nucleotide sequence ACTGAGTTACGCCGCCCCGCTGGACTTGATTGCCAGCTGCGGTTATGCCGCCTTCATCATGTCGCCCAAAGTGGCCGGGCAGCCCGAAGATTGGTTCGCTAAGGGTAACGATGCCGGCACCGGCCCTTACAAGGTGCAGAGCACCAAGCGGGGTGAAGAAGTGGTGCTCACCCGCTTTGCAGAATACTGGCGGGGCTGGGAAGGCAACCACTTCGACAAGGTGATTATCAAAAAAGTGCCGGAAACCGCCTCCAGGCGCCAGCTGGTGGAAAAGGGCGAAGCCGATGTAACCATCGAGCTGCCTTACGAAGATGTGGAGGCTTTGAAGAACAATCCCAATGTGGAGGTGTTGACCGCCCCCGCTTTCCAGAACCTGTTCTTCTGCCTGAACACAGAAAAAGCTCCATTAAACAATAAACTGGTCAGACAGGCTTTATCCTATGCCTTCCCCTATGACGATGTGGTGAAATACGCCATGGGCAACTACGCTACCCAGGCCCGGGGCCCCATACCGCACGGGCACTGGGGGCATGGCGATGACCTGTTCCAGTACAAACATGACCTGGTCAAGGCTAAAGAGCTGCTGGCCAGGGCCGGTTACCCCAATGGGGGATTTAAACTGCTGCTTACCTACATGTCGGGAGACGAAGCGGAAAAGAAAGCCGTCGAACTATATAAAGCTGAGCTGGCCAAGCTGAACATTAACCTGGAAGTAAGAGGTATGCCCTGGGAAAGCCAGTGGGAGTTGGCCAAGAGCAAGGATCCCAACCAGCGGCAGGACATTTTGGTTATGTACTGGTGGGTGGACTATGCCAGCCCCTACAGCTGGTTGCGCAGTATCTTCCACAGTGAAGAGGATATCCTGTTCAACCTGAACTATTACAAAAACCCCGCTTTCGACAAGCTGATAGATGAGGCCAACGCCAGGAGCGGTATCGACCGGGCCGGGGCCGAAAAAATGTTTATTGACGCCCAGAAAATACTGGTGGAAGATGCGCCGGCCATCTTTGCTTACGATAAGAAGTATGTATGGATATACAACAAGCACTTTAAAGGGCTGAAAAGCAACGCCGCCTATCCCAACACCATTTTCTTCTACGATACCTACCGCGAGTAAAACAATAATCAGGGGCTAATCACTTAGCCCCTGATTGGTTTCAGGAGGGAAGCAGGGTGCGTTCATTTATTCTCAAAAGACTGGGGCTGGGGGTTCTGGTGCTTTTGGGTGTCATAACGGTCACCTTTTTTATCACCAGGGTGATTCCCTCCGACCCGGCTGCCCAGTGGGTGGGACCCCGGGCCACACCCCAGCAAATCGCGGCGGCCAGGGCGGAGCTGGGCCTGGACCAGCCGCTTTATGTCCAGTACGGCAAATATATTTCTCAACTGGTACACGGTGATCTGGGCCGGTCCCTGCGCAGCCACCAGCCGGTTGTTGACGAACTGAAGGCCTACCTGCCGGCCACCATTGAACTGGTGGTCCTGTCCACCATCATGGCTGTTTTTCTGGGCATACCGCTGGGAGTTATATCGGCCAAAAGGAAAGACCACCTGGTGGACCACATCAGCCGCATTTTTTCTGTGGGAGCGGTATCCCTGCCCACGTTCTGGGTGGGGTTGTTTCTGCAGCTGGTGTTCTACAGACTGCTGGGCGTGCTGCCATTGGGGGATCAGTTAAGTACAGATGTCAAACTGTTATATGAAATTCCCCATATCACCGGGTTCTTGCTTTTGGACAGCCTGGTCACCGGCAACCTGGTGGTTTTTAAAGATGCTCTGGTACACATGATTCTGCCGGGTATTACTGTTGCCTTGTATCCCTTGGGCCTGGTGGCCAGAATGACCCGTTCCGCCCTGCTGGAGATCTTAAATGAAGACTACATCAGTGCGGCCAGGTCTTACGGCTTGCCCGAGCGGCTTTTGTTATGGAAATACGCCTTGAAGAATTCCCTGGGCCCCACTGTGACGGTGGTAACCCTTTCCATCGGTTATACCCTGGTCAATACCTTTTTAATTGAAGCCATTTTCAGCTGGCCGGGGATCGGCAGTTATATCTCTACGGCAGTCATCAGTTTGGATTACCCGGCCATTATGGGCGTGACCATTTTTTCCGCCATCGCCTATGTCATCCTGAACATGATTGCCGACCTGATCATTGCCCTGGACCCGCGGGTGCGGGCATAAAAAAGAGGTGAAAAAATGTCCCTGGCAGTTGGCAAGGCTTTAAAGCCGCGGCTGAAAGAGTGGAAATTTTCCATATATCTCCTGAACAGAAACAAGCTCACCAGGCTATCCCTGCTGGTGGTACTGGCTTTAATATTCATTGCTGTGGTGGCGCCCCTCATCGTGCCCTATCCGCAGCACATCAGTCTGGAAACCAACCCCCGGGATAAGCTGCTGCCGCCCTCGGCTCAATATTTCTTTGGCACCGATGAACTGGGCCGGGATATCTTCAGCCGGGTGCTCTATGGCACCAGAATCTCCCTGCAGACCGCCCTGCTGGCCGTGGGCCTGGCTCTGCTGATCGGTATACCCCTGGGGGCGGTGGCCGGTTACTGCGGTGGTTTCATTGACGAATTAATCATGCGCATCACCGACATTTTCCTGAGTTTCCCGCCCCTTTTGCTGGCCATTACCATTGCCGCCTTTATGGGACCCAGCCTGCACAACGCCATGCTGGCCATCGCCCTGTCCTGGTGGCCCTGGTACACCAGGTTGATCCGCGGCCAGGCGGTTTCCATCCGGGAAAGACAATTTGTCAAAGCCGCCCGGGCCATCGGCACACCGCCCTTCAGGATCATCTTCAGCCACATTGTGCCCAACTGTATAGCGCCGGTGATTGTGCAGGCTTCCATGGATATTGGCGGGGTTATTTTAACCATTGCTTCCCTGAGCTTTCTGGGGTTGGGGGCCCAGCCCCCCATGCCCGATTGGGGGCTGATGGTGAGCACCAGCCGGAACTACTTCCTGGAAGCCTGGTGGTACAGCATCTTTCCGGGCCTGGCCATCTTCATCACGGTGCTGGTCTTCAACCTGCTGGGCGACGGTTTGCGCGAAATCATGGACCCCAGGACCCGCAAACTTTAGGAGAGGGTGGGCATGAATTACTATTTTGAAATAAAAGACTTGAAACTGAGCTTCCACACCTTTGAAGGCCAGAAAAGAGTGCTGGATATAGAACATCTGGCCTTGCATAAAGGGGAGACTTACGGCCTGATTGGCGAGAGCGGTGCGGGGAAAACCGTGCTGGCTTTAACCATATTAAGGCTGCTGGCCATGCCGCCGGCCCGGGTGGAAAGCGGCCAGATCCTTTTCAACGGGGAAGATCTGTTAACCAAACCGGAAAATGAAATGCGGGCCATCCGGGGCAAGAAAATAGCCATGATCTTTCAGGACCCCATGTCCACCTTGAACCCGGTCTTTACCGTGGGTGAACAGCTGCGCCGGGTGATTCAGCACAACAGGGGCGTATCCCCCAGAGAAGCCCACCG carries:
- a CDS encoding ABC transporter substrate-binding protein encodes the protein MNKSRISFIALMVLTVLTLTIVTGCGGNQAGQGGQKAKIAYYAFNSEPVLDWDPSVEFSNGIVVMNNIYETLLRYDPAENKIIPVLATAYTKSPDGLTWTFHLRKGVKFHDGTEMKADAVKFSIERTKKINKGAAYIWDPVQQINVKDDYTVEFKLSYAAPLDLIASCGYAAFIMSPKVAGQPEDWFAKGNDAGTGPYKVQSTKRGEEVVLTRFAEYWRGWEGNHFDKVIIKKVPETASRRQLVEKGEADVTIELPYEDVEALKNNPNVEVLTAPAFQNLFFCLNTEKAPLNNKLVRQALSYAFPYDDVVKYAMGNYATQARGPIPHGHWGHGDDLFQYKHDLVKAKELLARAGYPNGGFKLLLTYMSGDEAEKKAVELYKAELAKLNINLEVRGMPWESQWELAKSKDPNQRQDILVMYWWVDYASPYSWLRSIFHSEEDILFNLNYYKNPAFDKLIDEANARSGIDRAGAEKMFIDAQKILVEDAPAIFAYDKKYVWIYNKHFKGLKSNAAYPNTIFFYDTYRE
- a CDS encoding ABC transporter permease gives rise to the protein MRSFILKRLGLGVLVLLGVITVTFFITRVIPSDPAAQWVGPRATPQQIAAARAELGLDQPLYVQYGKYISQLVHGDLGRSLRSHQPVVDELKAYLPATIELVVLSTIMAVFLGIPLGVISAKRKDHLVDHISRIFSVGAVSLPTFWVGLFLQLVFYRLLGVLPLGDQLSTDVKLLYEIPHITGFLLLDSLVTGNLVVFKDALVHMILPGITVALYPLGLVARMTRSALLEILNEDYISAARSYGLPERLLLWKYALKNSLGPTVTVVTLSIGYTLVNTFLIEAIFSWPGIGSYISTAVISLDYPAIMGVTIFSAIAYVILNMIADLIIALDPRVRA
- the nikC gene encoding nickel transporter permease: MSLAVGKALKPRLKEWKFSIYLLNRNKLTRLSLLVVLALIFIAVVAPLIVPYPQHISLETNPRDKLLPPSAQYFFGTDELGRDIFSRVLYGTRISLQTALLAVGLALLIGIPLGAVAGYCGGFIDELIMRITDIFLSFPPLLLAITIAAFMGPSLHNAMLAIALSWWPWYTRLIRGQAVSIRERQFVKAARAIGTPPFRIIFSHIVPNCIAPVIVQASMDIGGVILTIASLSFLGLGAQPPMPDWGLMVSTSRNYFLEAWWYSIFPGLAIFITVLVFNLLGDGLREIMDPRTRKL